Proteins encoded together in one Quercus lobata isolate SW786 chromosome 3, ValleyOak3.0 Primary Assembly, whole genome shotgun sequence window:
- the LOC115980080 gene encoding TMV resistance protein N-like isoform X1, with the protein MALSTNKRVLSSSLTKRYIYDVFLSFRGEDTRNGFTSNLNGILRHNGINTFMDDKLRRGKNISTELLEAIESSRISIIVFSKNYASSTWCLDELVKILECKNNGQVVLPVFYKVDPSDVRNQNGKFGEAFTKHEEKFKDNKKKVQRWRAALKEASNISGWHYKNDHPQFGFIHEVFKEISSAKLNHTQVFVVKYAVGVDSRAEEISWRLDIESNDVRMLVIKGLPGIGKTTIAKAIFNLIAYRFEGSIFLENVREESRTNEGILQLQEAIYSGILGGGKLKAHGVSKRINVITETLRHKRILLILDDVDKLDQVENLLGKCDWFAFGSRIIITTREEKVLSTLQEDCHLTYYSYRVKELNQLESYELFCQHAFQRNKPTKDYLELIDQFIYYAEGLPLALKIIGADLYKRNIRYWKSSLEKYKIFPNPKIQQVLKISYDGLDETQRDIFLDIACLFKGFDKEFVEDLLQSSYSYDPFCDIEKLINKCLIIVDNGKLVMHDLIQQMGSEIDRQEAKVSKKHRRLSCHTYEDAHEALNGDTGLDEFRGITLSLPQPRKMQLNLEKMRSLKYLILRNVIYEDLKSFPNGLRLLDWNEFPLSSLPSTFEPTKLVVLNMRWSHIKLDEHFERCQFKALKYMDFTHCKNITNVPDLSVIAPNIKKLRLIRCKNLVEIHRSVGLLEKLENWDLVECRNLRILPTKLQLKSLKSFVLFGCESLEQGTERLAFLSSIGYLTGLRELGISLKNVKDVPSNFSDLQNLRRLTMNDCEEFPKAMDTLGCFPNVERLDFFYSNVTTLPKIAIIFPQLKILWLYCCWNLQKIPILPPCIRFVSAIGCNSLNPKSRGRLLNQFGEFIGLRQNIVCARGIRHQDSDSETNFESESESEFDFDEATFETGFAFETNSNPEADNESVSKFELDEAASETGSAFESNSNSETNYESVSEFELDEAASETGSAFETNSNSETNFESVSEFELDEAASETGTAFETNSNSETNYESVSEFELDEAASETGSTFETNSNPKADNESISEFELDEATSETDSTRKLNDFYTLILPGSKIPKRFNHLSVESSISFSVRRKLPSFAFCVALKVELKDDVPHELLTFNCFAYMYINGSERYLTGYDSRSDPLSFMWVYYSRDWPLVEDKILGDWNDIEIRFECSNYDPKIAKITIERCGVHVSCICPSCNFAANEDADFNPCPPMPDVPKNTTCPTSDGFEFDSNSGNGALAQPFQVQRSCPGL; encoded by the exons ATGGCTCTTTCAACCAACAAACGAGTCTTATCTTCCTCTCTCACCAAACGATACATATATGATGTGTTTTTGAGCTTCAGAGGAGAAGATACTCGCAATGGTTTTACTAGCAATTTAAATGGTATTTTGCGTCATAATGGTATTAACACTTTTATGGATGATAAACTCCgaagaggaaaaaatatttccacGGAACTTCTTGAAGCTATTGAAAGTTCAAGAATTTCGATAATTGTCTTCTCTAAAAACTATGCATCTTCTACTTGGTGTTTAGATGAACTTGTCAAGATTCTTGAGTGTAAGAATAATGGCCAAGTGGTGTTACCGGTTTTTTACAAGGTGGATCCATCAGATGTACGTAATCAAAATGGAAAGTTTGGAGAAGCATTCACAAAgcatgaagaaaaattcaaggataataaaaagaaggtgCAGAGATGGAGGGCAGCCTTAAAAGAAGCCAGCAATATATCTGGATGGCATTACAAAAATGA CCACCCTCAATTTGGGTTTATCCATGaagtttttaaagaaatatcAAGTGCTAAATTAAATCATACACAAGTATTTGTTGTAAAATACGCCGTTGGAGTAGACTCTCGTGCGGAGGAAATAAGTTGGCGTTTAGATATTGAGTCAAACGATGTTCGCATGTTAGTGATCAAAGGTCTTCCAGGGATAGGTAAGACAACAATTGCAAAAGCTATTTTTAACTTAATTGCATATCGTTTTGAAGGAAGCATCTTTCTAGAGAATGTTAGAGAAGAATCAAGAACAAATGAGGGCATACTCCAACTACAAGAGGCAATTTATTCTGGGATCTTAGGGGGTGGAAAATTGAAGGCGCATGGTGTATCTAAAAGAATCAATGTGATAACGGAAACACTTCGTCACAAAAGAattcttttaattcttgatgatgtggacAAATTAGACCAAGTAGAAAATTTGCTTGGAAAATGTGATTGGTTTGCTTTTGGAAGTAGAATCATTATCACAACAAGAGAGGAAAAGGTGCTATCTACTCTTCAAGAAGACTGTCATCTAACCTACTATAGCTACAGGGTTAAGGAATTAAATCAACTTGAATCTTATGAACTCTTTTGTCAACATGCATTCCAAAGAAACAAGCCTACGAAAGATTATTTGGAGCTCATAGACCAATTTATATATTATGCCGAAGGCCTTCCATTAGCTCTAAAAATAATAGGTGCTGATTTGTACAAGAGAAATATACGTTATTGGAAAAGTTCATTAgaaaagtataaaatatttCCCAATCCAAAAATTCAACAAGTACTCAAGATAAGCTACGATGGATTGGACGAAACTCAACGGgatatttttcttgatattgcaTGTCTTTTCAAAGGATTTGACAAGGAATTTGTTGAAGATTTATTACAAAGTAGCTATTCATATGACCCGTTCTGTGATATTGAAAAACTTATCAACAAATGCCTCATAATTGTTGATAATGGCAAATTAGTGATGCATGATTTGATACAACAAATGGGTTCTGAAATTGATCGACAAGAAGCAAAAGTGTCTAAAAAACATAGAAGGCTATCGTGTCATACTTATGAGGATGCTCACGAAGCGCTAAATGGAGATACG GGATTAGATGAATTTCGAGGCATAACATTGTCCTTGCCACAACCAAGAAAGATGcaattgaatcttgaaaagatgAGAAGTCTCAAATATTTGATTCTCCGTAATGTAATTTATGAAGACCTTAAATCTTTCCCCAATGGGTTAAGGTTACTTGATTGGAATGAATTTCCTTTATCGTCCTTGCCATCCACCTTTGAACCTACAAAACTTGTTGTACTTAACATGCGATGGAGCCACATTAAATTGGACGAGCATTTCGAG AGGTGTCAATTCAAAGCATTGAAATATATGGATTTCACGcattgtaaaaatattacaaatgtACCTGACTTATCAGTAATTGCCCCAAACATAAAGAAGTTGAGGCTTATAAGATGCAAAAATTTAGTTGAGATTCATAGGTCCGTTGGACTTCTTGAAAAGCTTGAAAACTGGGATCTCGTTGAATGCCGAAATCTTAGAATTTTACCAACAAAGCTCCAGTTGAAATCTCTTAAAAGCTTTGTTCTCTTTGGCTGTGAAAGTCTTGAGCAAGGAACGGAAAGATTAGCGTTTCTTTCATCAATAGGATATCTCACTGGCCTTCGTGAGTTAGGAATAAGTTTAAAAAACGTTAAAGATGTTCCGAGTAACTTCTCTGATTTACAAAATCTTAGGAGGCTCACTATGAATGATTGTGAAGAATTTCCAAAAGCCATGGATACCCTTGGTTGCTTCCCCAATGTAGAACGTCTAGATTTCTTTTACAGCAACGTTACTACCCTCCCTAAAATTGCTATCATATTTCCCCAATTAAAGATTCTATGGCTTTATTGTTGCTGGAACCTACAGAAAATTCCAATACTTCCACCTTGTATACGCTTTGTATCTGCAATAGGGTGTAATTCGTTGAATCCAAAATCAAGAGGAAGATTATTGAATCag TTTGGAGAATTTATAGGGCTTCGACAAAATATCGTATGTGCAAGGGGAATACGGCATCAGGATTCTGATTCTGAAACCAACTTTgaatcagaatcagaatcagaaTTTGATTTCGATGAAGCTACATTTGAAACGGGCTTTGCATTTGAAACGAACTCTAATCCTGAAGCGGACAATGAATCTGTGTCAAAATTTGAACTCGATGAAGCTGCATCTGAAACGGGCTCTGCATTTGAATCGAACTCTAATTCTGAAACAAACTATGAATCTGTGTCAGAATTTGAACTCGATGAAGCTGCATCTGAAACGGGCTCTGCATTTGAAACGAACTCTAATTCTGAAACAAACTTTGAATCTGTGTCAGAATTTGAACTCGATGAAGCTGCATCTGAAACGGGCACTGCATTTGAAACGAACTCTAATTCTGAAACAAACTATGAATCTGTGTCAGAATTTGAACTCGATGAAGCTGCATCTGAAACGGGTTCTACATTTGAAACGAACTCTAATCCTAAAGCGGACAATGAATCTATATCAGAATTTGAACTCGATGAAGCTACATCTGAAACGGACTCGACACGGAAACTTAATGATTTTTATACACTTATACTTCCAGGAAGTAAGATTCCAAAGCGGTTCAACCATCTAAGTGTTGAAAGTTCCATATCATTCTCGGTCCGCCGGAAACTTCCATCATTCGCTTTCTGCGTTGCACTAAAAGTGGAACTGAAGGATGATGTGCCACATGAATTGCTTACGTTTAACTGTTTTGCCTACATGTACATCAATGGTTCTGAAAGATATCTTACGGGTTATGATTCTCGTTCAGATCCATTATCTTTTATGTGGGTCTACTATAGCAGAGATTGGCCTTTGGTGGAAGACAAAATTCTAGGGGATTGGAATGACATTGAGATTCGATTTGAATGTTCAAATTATGATcctaaaatagcaaaaattacaatagaaaGGTGCGGAGTCCATGTATCATGCATTTGTCCTTCTTGCAACTTCGCAGCAAATGAGGATGCTGACTTCAACCCATGTCCACCTATGCCAGACGTCCCCAAAAACACTACCTGTCCCACTTCGGATGGCTTCGAATTCGATTCCAACTCTGGAAACGGAGCTCTCGCCCAACCCTTCCAAGTGCAACGCTCATGTCCAg GGCTCTGA
- the LOC115980080 gene encoding TMV resistance protein N-like isoform X2, producing the protein MALSTNKRVLSSSLTKRYIYDVFLSFRGEDTRNGFTSNLNGILRHNGINTFMDDKLRRGKNISTELLEAIESSRISIIVFSKNYASSTWCLDELVKILECKNNGQVVLPVFYKVDPSDVRNQNGKFGEAFTKHEEKFKDNKKKVQRWRAALKEASNISGWHYKNDHPQFGFIHEVFKEISSAKLNHTQVFVVKYAVGVDSRAEEISWRLDIESNDVRMLVIKGLPGIGKTTIAKAIFNLIAYRFEGSIFLENVREESRTNEGILQLQEAIYSGILGGGKLKAHGVSKRINVITETLRHKRILLILDDVDKLDQVENLLGKCDWFAFGSRIIITTREEKVLSTLQEDCHLTYYSYRVKELNQLESYELFCQHAFQRNKPTKDYLELIDQFIYYAEGLPLALKIIGADLYKRNIRYWKSSLEKYKIFPNPKIQQVLKISYDGLDETQRDIFLDIACLFKGFDKEFVEDLLQSSYSYDPFCDIEKLINKCLIIVDNGKLVMHDLIQQMGSEIDRQEAKVSKKHRRLSCHTYEDAHEALNGDTGLDEFRGITLSLPQPRKMQLNLEKMRSLKYLILRNVIYEDLKSFPNGLRLLDWNEFPLSSLPSTFEPTKLVVLNMRWSHIKLDEHFEKIPILPPCIRFVSAIGCNSLNPKSRGRLLNQFGEFIGLRQNIVCARGIRHQDSDSETNFESESESEFDFDEATFETGFAFETNSNPEADNESVSKFELDEAASETGSAFESNSNSETNYESVSEFELDEAASETGSAFETNSNSETNFESVSEFELDEAASETGTAFETNSNSETNYESVSEFELDEAASETGSTFETNSNPKADNESISEFELDEATSETDSTRKLNDFYTLILPGSKIPKRFNHLSVESSISFSVRRKLPSFAFCVALKVELKDDVPHELLTFNCFAYMYINGSERYLTGYDSRSDPLSFMWVYYSRDWPLVEDKILGDWNDIEIRFECSNYDPKIAKITIERCGVHVSCICPSCNFAANEDADFNPCPPMPDVPKNTTCPTSDGFEFDSNSGNGALAQPFQVQRSCPGL; encoded by the exons ATGGCTCTTTCAACCAACAAACGAGTCTTATCTTCCTCTCTCACCAAACGATACATATATGATGTGTTTTTGAGCTTCAGAGGAGAAGATACTCGCAATGGTTTTACTAGCAATTTAAATGGTATTTTGCGTCATAATGGTATTAACACTTTTATGGATGATAAACTCCgaagaggaaaaaatatttccacGGAACTTCTTGAAGCTATTGAAAGTTCAAGAATTTCGATAATTGTCTTCTCTAAAAACTATGCATCTTCTACTTGGTGTTTAGATGAACTTGTCAAGATTCTTGAGTGTAAGAATAATGGCCAAGTGGTGTTACCGGTTTTTTACAAGGTGGATCCATCAGATGTACGTAATCAAAATGGAAAGTTTGGAGAAGCATTCACAAAgcatgaagaaaaattcaaggataataaaaagaaggtgCAGAGATGGAGGGCAGCCTTAAAAGAAGCCAGCAATATATCTGGATGGCATTACAAAAATGA CCACCCTCAATTTGGGTTTATCCATGaagtttttaaagaaatatcAAGTGCTAAATTAAATCATACACAAGTATTTGTTGTAAAATACGCCGTTGGAGTAGACTCTCGTGCGGAGGAAATAAGTTGGCGTTTAGATATTGAGTCAAACGATGTTCGCATGTTAGTGATCAAAGGTCTTCCAGGGATAGGTAAGACAACAATTGCAAAAGCTATTTTTAACTTAATTGCATATCGTTTTGAAGGAAGCATCTTTCTAGAGAATGTTAGAGAAGAATCAAGAACAAATGAGGGCATACTCCAACTACAAGAGGCAATTTATTCTGGGATCTTAGGGGGTGGAAAATTGAAGGCGCATGGTGTATCTAAAAGAATCAATGTGATAACGGAAACACTTCGTCACAAAAGAattcttttaattcttgatgatgtggacAAATTAGACCAAGTAGAAAATTTGCTTGGAAAATGTGATTGGTTTGCTTTTGGAAGTAGAATCATTATCACAACAAGAGAGGAAAAGGTGCTATCTACTCTTCAAGAAGACTGTCATCTAACCTACTATAGCTACAGGGTTAAGGAATTAAATCAACTTGAATCTTATGAACTCTTTTGTCAACATGCATTCCAAAGAAACAAGCCTACGAAAGATTATTTGGAGCTCATAGACCAATTTATATATTATGCCGAAGGCCTTCCATTAGCTCTAAAAATAATAGGTGCTGATTTGTACAAGAGAAATATACGTTATTGGAAAAGTTCATTAgaaaagtataaaatatttCCCAATCCAAAAATTCAACAAGTACTCAAGATAAGCTACGATGGATTGGACGAAACTCAACGGgatatttttcttgatattgcaTGTCTTTTCAAAGGATTTGACAAGGAATTTGTTGAAGATTTATTACAAAGTAGCTATTCATATGACCCGTTCTGTGATATTGAAAAACTTATCAACAAATGCCTCATAATTGTTGATAATGGCAAATTAGTGATGCATGATTTGATACAACAAATGGGTTCTGAAATTGATCGACAAGAAGCAAAAGTGTCTAAAAAACATAGAAGGCTATCGTGTCATACTTATGAGGATGCTCACGAAGCGCTAAATGGAGATACG GGATTAGATGAATTTCGAGGCATAACATTGTCCTTGCCACAACCAAGAAAGATGcaattgaatcttgaaaagatgAGAAGTCTCAAATATTTGATTCTCCGTAATGTAATTTATGAAGACCTTAAATCTTTCCCCAATGGGTTAAGGTTACTTGATTGGAATGAATTTCCTTTATCGTCCTTGCCATCCACCTTTGAACCTACAAAACTTGTTGTACTTAACATGCGATGGAGCCACATTAAATTGGACGAGCATTTCGAG AAAATTCCAATACTTCCACCTTGTATACGCTTTGTATCTGCAATAGGGTGTAATTCGTTGAATCCAAAATCAAGAGGAAGATTATTGAATCag TTTGGAGAATTTATAGGGCTTCGACAAAATATCGTATGTGCAAGGGGAATACGGCATCAGGATTCTGATTCTGAAACCAACTTTgaatcagaatcagaatcagaaTTTGATTTCGATGAAGCTACATTTGAAACGGGCTTTGCATTTGAAACGAACTCTAATCCTGAAGCGGACAATGAATCTGTGTCAAAATTTGAACTCGATGAAGCTGCATCTGAAACGGGCTCTGCATTTGAATCGAACTCTAATTCTGAAACAAACTATGAATCTGTGTCAGAATTTGAACTCGATGAAGCTGCATCTGAAACGGGCTCTGCATTTGAAACGAACTCTAATTCTGAAACAAACTTTGAATCTGTGTCAGAATTTGAACTCGATGAAGCTGCATCTGAAACGGGCACTGCATTTGAAACGAACTCTAATTCTGAAACAAACTATGAATCTGTGTCAGAATTTGAACTCGATGAAGCTGCATCTGAAACGGGTTCTACATTTGAAACGAACTCTAATCCTAAAGCGGACAATGAATCTATATCAGAATTTGAACTCGATGAAGCTACATCTGAAACGGACTCGACACGGAAACTTAATGATTTTTATACACTTATACTTCCAGGAAGTAAGATTCCAAAGCGGTTCAACCATCTAAGTGTTGAAAGTTCCATATCATTCTCGGTCCGCCGGAAACTTCCATCATTCGCTTTCTGCGTTGCACTAAAAGTGGAACTGAAGGATGATGTGCCACATGAATTGCTTACGTTTAACTGTTTTGCCTACATGTACATCAATGGTTCTGAAAGATATCTTACGGGTTATGATTCTCGTTCAGATCCATTATCTTTTATGTGGGTCTACTATAGCAGAGATTGGCCTTTGGTGGAAGACAAAATTCTAGGGGATTGGAATGACATTGAGATTCGATTTGAATGTTCAAATTATGATcctaaaatagcaaaaattacaatagaaaGGTGCGGAGTCCATGTATCATGCATTTGTCCTTCTTGCAACTTCGCAGCAAATGAGGATGCTGACTTCAACCCATGTCCACCTATGCCAGACGTCCCCAAAAACACTACCTGTCCCACTTCGGATGGCTTCGAATTCGATTCCAACTCTGGAAACGGAGCTCTCGCCCAACCCTTCCAAGTGCAACGCTCATGTCCAg GGCTCTGA
- the LOC115980080 gene encoding TMV resistance protein N-like isoform X3, whose translation MALSTNKRVLSSSLTKRYIYDVFLSFRGEDTRNGFTSNLNGILRHNGINTFMDDKLRRGKNISTELLEAIESSRISIIVFSKNYASSTWCLDELVKILECKNNGQVVLPVFYKVDPSDVRNQNGKFGEAFTKHEEKFKDNKKKVQRWRAALKEASNISGWHYKNDHPQFGFIHEVFKEISSAKLNHTQVFVVKYAVGVDSRAEEISWRLDIESNDVRMLVIKGLPGIGKTTIAKAIFNLIAYRFEGSIFLENVREESRTNEGILQLQEAIYSGILGGGKLKAHGVSKRINVITETLRHKRILLILDDVDKLDQVENLLGKCDWFAFGSRIIITTREEKVLSTLQEDCHLTYYSYRVKELNQLESYELFCQHAFQRNKPTKDYLELIDQFIYYAEGLPLALKIIGADLYKRNIRYWKSSLEKYKIFPNPKIQQVLKISYDGLDETQRDIFLDIACLFKGFDKEFVEDLLQSSYSYDPFCDIEKLINKCLIIVDNGKLVMHDLIQQMGSEIDRQEAKVSKKHRRLSCHTYEDAHEALNGDTGLDEFRGITLSLPQPRKMQLNLEKMRSLKYLILRNVIYEDLKSFPNGLRLLDWNEFPLSSLPSTFEPTKLVVLNMRWSHIKLDEHFEFGEFIGLRQNIVCARGIRHQDSDSETNFESESESEFDFDEATFETGFAFETNSNPEADNESVSKFELDEAASETGSAFESNSNSETNYESVSEFELDEAASETGSAFETNSNSETNFESVSEFELDEAASETGTAFETNSNSETNYESVSEFELDEAASETGSTFETNSNPKADNESISEFELDEATSETDSTRKLNDFYTLILPGSKIPKRFNHLSVESSISFSVRRKLPSFAFCVALKVELKDDVPHELLTFNCFAYMYINGSERYLTGYDSRSDPLSFMWVYYSRDWPLVEDKILGDWNDIEIRFECSNYDPKIAKITIERCGVHVSCICPSCNFAANEDADFNPCPPMPDVPKNTTCPTSDGFEFDSNSGNGALAQPFQVQRSCPGL comes from the exons ATGGCTCTTTCAACCAACAAACGAGTCTTATCTTCCTCTCTCACCAAACGATACATATATGATGTGTTTTTGAGCTTCAGAGGAGAAGATACTCGCAATGGTTTTACTAGCAATTTAAATGGTATTTTGCGTCATAATGGTATTAACACTTTTATGGATGATAAACTCCgaagaggaaaaaatatttccacGGAACTTCTTGAAGCTATTGAAAGTTCAAGAATTTCGATAATTGTCTTCTCTAAAAACTATGCATCTTCTACTTGGTGTTTAGATGAACTTGTCAAGATTCTTGAGTGTAAGAATAATGGCCAAGTGGTGTTACCGGTTTTTTACAAGGTGGATCCATCAGATGTACGTAATCAAAATGGAAAGTTTGGAGAAGCATTCACAAAgcatgaagaaaaattcaaggataataaaaagaaggtgCAGAGATGGAGGGCAGCCTTAAAAGAAGCCAGCAATATATCTGGATGGCATTACAAAAATGA CCACCCTCAATTTGGGTTTATCCATGaagtttttaaagaaatatcAAGTGCTAAATTAAATCATACACAAGTATTTGTTGTAAAATACGCCGTTGGAGTAGACTCTCGTGCGGAGGAAATAAGTTGGCGTTTAGATATTGAGTCAAACGATGTTCGCATGTTAGTGATCAAAGGTCTTCCAGGGATAGGTAAGACAACAATTGCAAAAGCTATTTTTAACTTAATTGCATATCGTTTTGAAGGAAGCATCTTTCTAGAGAATGTTAGAGAAGAATCAAGAACAAATGAGGGCATACTCCAACTACAAGAGGCAATTTATTCTGGGATCTTAGGGGGTGGAAAATTGAAGGCGCATGGTGTATCTAAAAGAATCAATGTGATAACGGAAACACTTCGTCACAAAAGAattcttttaattcttgatgatgtggacAAATTAGACCAAGTAGAAAATTTGCTTGGAAAATGTGATTGGTTTGCTTTTGGAAGTAGAATCATTATCACAACAAGAGAGGAAAAGGTGCTATCTACTCTTCAAGAAGACTGTCATCTAACCTACTATAGCTACAGGGTTAAGGAATTAAATCAACTTGAATCTTATGAACTCTTTTGTCAACATGCATTCCAAAGAAACAAGCCTACGAAAGATTATTTGGAGCTCATAGACCAATTTATATATTATGCCGAAGGCCTTCCATTAGCTCTAAAAATAATAGGTGCTGATTTGTACAAGAGAAATATACGTTATTGGAAAAGTTCATTAgaaaagtataaaatatttCCCAATCCAAAAATTCAACAAGTACTCAAGATAAGCTACGATGGATTGGACGAAACTCAACGGgatatttttcttgatattgcaTGTCTTTTCAAAGGATTTGACAAGGAATTTGTTGAAGATTTATTACAAAGTAGCTATTCATATGACCCGTTCTGTGATATTGAAAAACTTATCAACAAATGCCTCATAATTGTTGATAATGGCAAATTAGTGATGCATGATTTGATACAACAAATGGGTTCTGAAATTGATCGACAAGAAGCAAAAGTGTCTAAAAAACATAGAAGGCTATCGTGTCATACTTATGAGGATGCTCACGAAGCGCTAAATGGAGATACG GGATTAGATGAATTTCGAGGCATAACATTGTCCTTGCCACAACCAAGAAAGATGcaattgaatcttgaaaagatgAGAAGTCTCAAATATTTGATTCTCCGTAATGTAATTTATGAAGACCTTAAATCTTTCCCCAATGGGTTAAGGTTACTTGATTGGAATGAATTTCCTTTATCGTCCTTGCCATCCACCTTTGAACCTACAAAACTTGTTGTACTTAACATGCGATGGAGCCACATTAAATTGGACGAGCATTTCGAG TTTGGAGAATTTATAGGGCTTCGACAAAATATCGTATGTGCAAGGGGAATACGGCATCAGGATTCTGATTCTGAAACCAACTTTgaatcagaatcagaatcagaaTTTGATTTCGATGAAGCTACATTTGAAACGGGCTTTGCATTTGAAACGAACTCTAATCCTGAAGCGGACAATGAATCTGTGTCAAAATTTGAACTCGATGAAGCTGCATCTGAAACGGGCTCTGCATTTGAATCGAACTCTAATTCTGAAACAAACTATGAATCTGTGTCAGAATTTGAACTCGATGAAGCTGCATCTGAAACGGGCTCTGCATTTGAAACGAACTCTAATTCTGAAACAAACTTTGAATCTGTGTCAGAATTTGAACTCGATGAAGCTGCATCTGAAACGGGCACTGCATTTGAAACGAACTCTAATTCTGAAACAAACTATGAATCTGTGTCAGAATTTGAACTCGATGAAGCTGCATCTGAAACGGGTTCTACATTTGAAACGAACTCTAATCCTAAAGCGGACAATGAATCTATATCAGAATTTGAACTCGATGAAGCTACATCTGAAACGGACTCGACACGGAAACTTAATGATTTTTATACACTTATACTTCCAGGAAGTAAGATTCCAAAGCGGTTCAACCATCTAAGTGTTGAAAGTTCCATATCATTCTCGGTCCGCCGGAAACTTCCATCATTCGCTTTCTGCGTTGCACTAAAAGTGGAACTGAAGGATGATGTGCCACATGAATTGCTTACGTTTAACTGTTTTGCCTACATGTACATCAATGGTTCTGAAAGATATCTTACGGGTTATGATTCTCGTTCAGATCCATTATCTTTTATGTGGGTCTACTATAGCAGAGATTGGCCTTTGGTGGAAGACAAAATTCTAGGGGATTGGAATGACATTGAGATTCGATTTGAATGTTCAAATTATGATcctaaaatagcaaaaattacaatagaaaGGTGCGGAGTCCATGTATCATGCATTTGTCCTTCTTGCAACTTCGCAGCAAATGAGGATGCTGACTTCAACCCATGTCCACCTATGCCAGACGTCCCCAAAAACACTACCTGTCCCACTTCGGATGGCTTCGAATTCGATTCCAACTCTGGAAACGGAGCTCTCGCCCAACCCTTCCAAGTGCAACGCTCATGTCCAg GGCTCTGA